ACTTCTTAACTGAAAACGCTCCCAAAATATCAACCTCATCCTCCTCTTCATTTAAACTGTGAACTGGTCCCAAAGCATTACACAACATATCCCATTCTAGCTGCTCTGCAGCTGTTAGCCTTCTCCTGGTATCACAAACTAGGCTTCCATCCACAACCATCTCTGCAACTGAAGCAGTCTTATTTCTACATGCTTTGTAAATGACTGCAAATCTCTCCTTAAGCTTTCCCAGACTAGACCATTCATCCAACCAAAACCTAATATATTTTCCATTGTTCAATTTAAAAGAAACATTATCctgcaaaaaagaagaagagtttaAGATGTTCTTCCACACACTCCTCCCCTTTGGCTTTGCATCATCACTTGGAAACAACACATCTGGATTTTTGCAAAATTTATCCTGCACCACCTTCctccacaacatcttcttttccTTAGAATACCTCCAAATCCACTTTGCTTTAAGAGATTTACTAGTACACCTGAGATTCTTAATTCCCAAACCCCCTAAATGCTTTGGCTTACAGATTTTTATCCATGAAACCCAACACATCTTCCTCCTATTTTCACTTGAGTCCTACAAAAAGTTCCTCATCAGCCTGTTTAACTTCCTCTCCACCTCCACTGGCATATGAATCAAAGACAGAAAGTACACAGGCAAACTTGCAAGACAGCTCTTAATCAACACCAATCTACCTGCCTTATTTAAAAATTTCTTTTTCCAAGCAGCAAGTTTACTCTCCATTCTTTGTATAACTTCATCCCACACAGAAGCACATCTAGAAGTAGCTCCTATAGGCAGCCCTAAATACTTAATTGGTAATTTCTCAACCTTGCAACCCAACTCCAAAGCTAAAGAAGAAGCAACATTGTCAGCACCAAATTGATCAATGAActtttttccagattcaattttaATCATGTTAGCATCTCAAATGAGTTCAAAATGAGATATAATCTCCTAATCTCCTCACCATTAGCATCCAAGAACAAAAGTGTATCATCTGCAAACTGAAGATGTAAGATAATACAACCATTTTCCTTTACCTGGAAGCCATGAAGCTTCCCTCTAGCCACTGCATCCTGCACCAATTTTGATAGAacctccaccaccaataagaacaagaaaggagataaagAATCTCTTTGTCTCAACCCTTTAGAAGGTTTGATCTTCTCAGTTGAACTACCATTAACAAGGACTGAAATATGTGCTGAAGAAATGCACCATTTTATCCAAGAAATCCACTTACTACCAAAACCATGCTTCTCAAAAGGGTCTTCCAGTTCACATTATCAAATGATTTTTCAAACTGTTTTTAAACTTGAAATATGGTTTACACGGAATATTAGGTTTAGTCATCAACATAATAGGCTTATGATCTGAGGTGACCCTAGTAAGACCAACTAAATTGTAGCTGGAAACCTCATACGCATATCCACACTAAGAAAGAATCTATCCAGCCTACACAACAATGGATTGTCCTGCATATCAGACCAAGTAAAGGCACCTCCCAACAAAGGAAAATCCACCAGTTCATGACTAGTAATGAAATTGTTAAGAAAAGCCTTGTTCCTGCTATCTCCTTCTCTTCTATTCCTCTCCTCATCACATCTAACTGCATTGAAATCTCCTGCATAACAAATGGGACCACTCCACCAATGCCTAACCTCTTCTAAATCAGACCAAAATAAAGCCCTTTCATTGTACTCACAAGGTGAATACATGTTACAAACCACCCATTTAAAACCATTTATCTTCTGAGTAAAAAGAGTAGAGATAGTGTTCTTACCCATTCTTCCACCTTCTCTAATCAACTTATttgtattccaaattttaagaagacctccactgccaccacagATACCAGTTGACGGCATATACTCCCAATCAAATTCAGTGTCATACCAAATTTTCTTAATCAACCATTGATTaatcttcatcatctttgttTCCTGTATCATTAACACATCACACTTCTGATTAAAAACTAGATTTTTAAGAGCCACCATTTTATCAAATGCATTCATCCCGCGAAGATTCCAGCTAATCAATTTAAGATCCATTAACTTCTAACAATGAGTTTGGTACCACCTCCACCACACCTGAATTATCAATCTCAACTAGAGCCAGCTCCGACGACCATTCCCCTTCAATTCTCTGAACAACAGAATTGACTCTCTCAGCATTTATCTTTCTAAACCTCCCTTGTACTTCACCACTTGTTTCATAACGACTTCCTTTAGAACTTGCCTATCTCCATCACAAACACCACCATAAGTACAGCAATGAAGCATCATCAATTCAACTGCTTCCATCACCTTCTCCATACTTACCATATGAGATAACTGCAGATCTCCAAGCTTCATTACCACCTGATTCTCAATGTCTGACAACATATTCATCTCCACCACCTTATCATACTCCATCACCGAATCACCTACACCCTCATTAATCTCCCCTTCCTCCATTTCGTTATTTTCAATTTGGgaattttctaaaaccctaaatcgATTGTCCTGGCCATACATGACCATTTGACCAGAATTGATACATGGGCTTAACCCGTTATTCGAACCAATTACCCGATCGCCCGATCCACCATCTGATTGAGCCACTAACTTTCCGCCATCAACTTCTGACTCCCTTCCACCATCTGACTCACTTTTTGTTGCCAACAAGGTGACAAGCTTGATGGGTGAATTAACTAAGTACCTTATCGGCATCGCTATCAAACATCACTTTGAGTTTCAGGTACATAATCACCATGACGTCACCATTTATGCAATCCATGCTCATATGTTGTCGTCGTCctatatcaactacaacaagcTTGATCCACCCCAATCGAGCAACCACCAAGTACGCATTGGTTTCAAGTGTCAGCTTTCATCACTTGGGTACCTGTCCTCGTCATAAACCTTTTGGTCATCTGTCGTCATCGTCATTACCTCCAACGTCAACAAAAAACCATCTTAATCTTGGGAAGATTAGGCCGACTAACACCCATAACCATAAATAAACCCGCATTGAAGCTAGTGGGGAAACCGCAAATTTAACCTTtggaaattttaaattttttgtttcCCTTATTTTAAAAATATCTAAGGTACTTTCAGTTCCTAGTTTTTGGTTCCAAAATTTTCCAAAATATTCGGTGTAAGTGAAATCCTTATAAAGAGGAGGATGCTCGTCATCTACCAATTGAGAAGCTGGTCCAATCACAGCTTCCTTGGACGGACAAAAAAAAGTCGGGATAGAAAACCTCTCTTTGTCGCGGTTTACAACAGCTCGGTGAAGAACGCTTTTGTACTTGTCATTGCTAATAGCCTGAAATTCAcgcaaaaaagataaaaattcaTTTAACGTATGTTCTTACTAGGGCCGTTCCTGAAAAAAAATTCCCCTaaagcaaatttttttttatgcCCCTGCTAAGTTTTCTTACACAATTGTAATGATAAAATAGAAACTCTAGATATTATCTTTCTACATGTGTGTTATAAATAGAAAAAGGCGGGCATAAACAAAATCTGAGATCCGTTTTCCAATCAACGTTTAAGACTCAAATAGTACACAAGAGATGGAAAATAAAAATGTCCGGCAAAAACTAGAAAAAAGTTTAATGATTAACGAGTTTAAAAAAACTCATAAATTCAAAGAGATTCATAGATAAGTccccaaatatttatattaattaaacTTCTGTCCAAAATTTTTGTCTACTTTCATCATTAAGTCCAGGAATATTAATTTTCTACAACACCCCCTACGTATACCCCCTATGTCAAACTTAGGCTTGTGTTCCCCCTCCGCCTTGCTGCCCCAAAGTGGGCCTTTCCCTAATTACCCTATGGGGCCATCCCTGGTTCTTACTAGTAGTCAATAACGCAGATGCATATATTAGATACAAGGAAGTGGATCCATGGGTGGATAAATACCTGTATTTGATCACCAATATTAATGATAAACGTGTTAGGTATCGGATGGATAGCGATCCATTCCCATCTTTAAGAACTTGTAATCCAGGAACATCGTCTTGAAGGAGAACAGTGATGGCGTTCGGGTCAGTATGACCAGGAAGTCCATACGTAAGTTCAGGTTCAGGACATGGGGGATAATAATTTATAGCCATATGTTGCCCATGGTTACTAAGTACCATTTCTATGTAATCTCTCTTAAGACCTAAACTCTCTGAAATAGCTCCCAGTAATTTCAATGTTAAGCCTCGAACACTTGTACAGTACTCCGCCACATCACTCCTGAAATGTGTTCACGATACgtaaaaataagaaacaaatatAGTGCTGCGGCATACTGATTACTGACAGGTATACTGATTACTGACATCCGCCAAAATATTACATAGTAGTCTTGAAAGCACTACGATGTGAAAGCCTACCTGAATGATGATGGATTAGTTGGCCACTCATCGATATAATCTTCAAGAGGATAACAATGAAGTCTCAGGAAGTCTCTCCAATTTGCAGTCTTTTCATTCGTGACGTTAAAGCTGGTTGAAAGTCGGGTTGTTTTGGATGTATCAGCCGAGTAACACTTCATTCTTTCACTCTCCGACAACCTGAAGAACTCCTTCCCTACTTGCAACATTTTCTCGATAATTATCTCCGGAACTCCATGATTTCTTACCTAAATATGTATTCCGTTGATCTTAAATCATGTACATGGTGAGTGagtgagaaaaagaaaaacttaactaTGTTATGATACCTGAAAGAAGCCATCGTACTGACATGCATGGCCAATTTGCTTGATTAACTTGGAATGGTTTGGACCATCAAGTTCTTGTAAATCGATGAGAGGGATTGAAGAATCTTTAGATGATTGAACTTGGGTAAGATTTGGACGCTCGCAGAAGGGTCTTATGTAATTCGATGGAACACCATTCATGGTTGTAATTTTGTCACCTAGAAGTACTTTTGAAGATGATGGTGAGgcagaagtactagtagtatccATGGATGATGATATGATAGAACGCAAAAAAGTTAAAAGGAAACAGAGAGAGGAGTTTCGATGGTTTCTTAGTGCTGAAAGTGGAAGGAATGAAGAgtatatttatttttggaatttcttTTGATGTATCAGCCACttttcttcgaaataatttttttctttattgaacaagtcaaaaaataaaataaaaaaattactaaTCCCGCAACGGTCTGATCCCGTAatgtattttgattgtttttcttaCGTTGAATGATATATACAAATTGTATCCACTGCTTACCTTTCTGTTCAATTTAGCTGTGCTTGAATTAATCAGCCATTTCGTTTGATTTTTGCTTATTTATTACGAATTTTTGGACATGAGTGGTTGGTGTTCAATTGGTCTGAGCATTTTGGTAGTTTTTAGGCTAGCTGGCAGTAGAGCTGGTATGTGAGAGCAGTACGTATCTGCATCGACGTGGATCCGACGTGCAAGTACAGAAAATATATTTACAACATGCATCTTGACGCTCTACTTCCAGCGATTTGTTGAAGGGAGCCCATCCAGTAAAGTTTGGAAATCTTAGAATGAGACTCCTTCAGTCCATGATTTATATGGGCTG
This genomic stretch from Papaver somniferum cultivar HN1 chromosome 5, ASM357369v1, whole genome shotgun sequence harbors:
- the LOC113278744 gene encoding uncharacterized protein LOC113278744; the protein is MIKIESGKKFIDQFGADNVASSLALELGCKVEKLPIKYLGLPIGATSRCASVWDEVIQRMESKLAAWKKKFLNKAGRLVLIKSCLASLPVYFLSLIHMPVEDNVSFKLNNGKYIRFWLDEWSSLGKLKERFAVIYKACRNKTASVAEMVVDGSLVCDTRRRLTAAEQLEWDMLCNALGPVHSLNEEEDEVDILGAFSVKKCYEAQVQEVEEDCNFHKYLWRKNIPSKVSFMLWDNFHGSLPTRSMLQHRRVEIEDVQCLFCKEHEETADHMFIHCQYAFEVWSYFTKDFKISWIFPSTVERLFEMWSFNVLNGRCKEVWWKMIYAVLWHLWKERNSRAFGGREMDV